One window of the Solanum stenotomum isolate F172 chromosome 11, ASM1918654v1, whole genome shotgun sequence genome contains the following:
- the LOC125843822 gene encoding inactive protein RESTRICTED TEV MOVEMENT 2-like: MDSKGAAPNQTYEDFVPTTELVQEQDSDTLLLDLTGFKKEQVRVQLTRTGVLKIRGQRPVAESKWLRFQKDFPVSQNCDKTKISAKFENGILHVKQPKRITSSENKGQELPTSDAQWQQKPADEPQSTPQKKDEEQTKDEKTPSPTEQLPKHQATNADKSEMEEPNTKEAKDLAEKTPAENTGASSTVEDGNRPSYACKLDKDAYIGTAAVVAEKLKMPRKLMNMTLIALLVLGIGLYISNKMKSNN; the protein is encoded by the exons atggattcaaaGGGAGCTGCACCAAATCAAACTTATGAAGATTTTGTGCCAACTACAGAGTTGGTGCAAGAACAAGACTCTGATACTCTTCTCCTTGATCTCACAG GTTTCAAAAAGGAGCAAGTGAGGGTTCAACTGACCAGAACAGGAGTCCTGAAGATCAGGGGACAAAGGCCTGTTGCTGAGAGCAAATGGCTTAGATTTCAAAAGGATTTCCCTGTTTCACAAAATTGCGACAAGACGAAAATCAGTGCAAAGTTTGAAAATGGAATTCTTCATGTCAAACAACCAAAACGGATAACTTCATCAGAGAACAAAGGTCAAGAACTGCCAACATCTGATGCTCAATGGCAACAAAAACCAGCAGACGAGCCACAATCAACGCCTCAGAAGAAAGACGAAGAACAAACAAAAGACGAAAAAACACCATCACCAACAgaacaattgcctaaacatcAGGCTACTAATGCTGACAAGTCTGAAATGGAAGAACCAAACACAAAAGAAGCTAAAGATCTCGCAGAAAAAACACCTGCTGAGAATACTGGTGCAAGTAGCACTGTGGAAGATGGAAATAGACCGAGTTATGCCTGTAAACTTGATAAAGATGCATATATTGGAACTGCAGCTGTTGTAGCTGAGAAGCTGAAGATGCCAAGGAAATTGATGAATATGACTCTGATTGCTCTTTTGGTTCTTGGAATTGGCCTATATATCAGCAATAAGATGAAATCCAACAATTAA